In Fodinibius saliphilus, a genomic segment contains:
- a CDS encoding alanine/glycine:cation symporter family protein, translated as METFDWIISTLEYYIWSYPENFPLMVALLLIFGLYITVRMGFIQIRKFGHGLKVVTGFYDDPEDEGDINHFQALTTALSATVGTGNIVGVALAIHYGGPGALFWMWVTAIFGMAIKFTEVTLAQEYRGTNPDGSVSGGPMYYIERGLGDNWKWLAVAFAGSAAICAFLTGNAVQANSVADMMQTDFQIPLWVTGFITASLVAAVILGGIKRIGKVTSRLVPFMGVLYVLGALIILFINYDAIIPSLTTIVSNAFNPQAGAFGVGSGALIFTLSYGVQRGIFSNEAGQGSAPIAHSAAKTDEPVREGVVALLEPFIDTLVICTMTGLVIISTGAWDMQHKSAISPTGDNVTYELTEQATSSAADGEKVLYFSEGVAENGNMKHYAAPVDTMFTDEGYSEPFTGRITLSKNESDEVYQANMVVTEDDKELSTLYGGVVQNGAPLTSAAFEKGLSPLVPGGGYLVTFAILLFAVSTSISWSYYGDRAAQYLFGFESIFMYRLAYVGMHFFGAVVSLATIWAFGDVMLGLMAFFNIIALFALSGVAYKITQKYFSKDHESPES; from the coding sequence ATGGAGACATTTGATTGGATTATAAGCACCCTTGAGTATTACATCTGGAGCTATCCGGAGAACTTTCCTTTGATGGTAGCCCTCCTTCTTATATTTGGGCTATATATCACCGTTCGCATGGGATTCATCCAAATACGAAAATTCGGACACGGCCTTAAAGTTGTAACCGGCTTTTATGATGACCCAGAAGATGAAGGAGATATTAATCACTTTCAGGCACTAACTACTGCACTCTCGGCAACGGTAGGTACTGGTAATATTGTAGGTGTTGCTTTAGCCATTCACTATGGCGGACCCGGTGCCCTGTTTTGGATGTGGGTAACTGCAATCTTTGGAATGGCTATCAAGTTTACAGAGGTAACACTTGCCCAGGAATATCGTGGAACCAATCCCGATGGATCTGTTTCCGGTGGGCCAATGTATTATATCGAGCGGGGATTAGGCGATAATTGGAAATGGCTGGCCGTTGCTTTTGCCGGCTCTGCTGCCATCTGTGCTTTTTTGACCGGTAATGCGGTTCAAGCCAATTCTGTTGCCGATATGATGCAGACTGACTTTCAAATTCCATTGTGGGTTACCGGTTTCATAACGGCCAGCCTAGTTGCCGCTGTAATCCTTGGAGGCATTAAACGTATTGGAAAAGTCACCTCCAGACTCGTACCGTTTATGGGCGTGCTCTATGTTTTAGGCGCTTTAATAATTTTGTTTATCAACTATGATGCCATTATTCCATCACTGACAACAATCGTCAGTAATGCATTTAACCCACAAGCCGGAGCCTTTGGTGTCGGATCAGGTGCACTGATCTTCACACTCAGTTATGGTGTACAACGTGGTATTTTCTCGAACGAAGCCGGCCAAGGATCAGCTCCTATTGCTCACTCTGCAGCAAAAACAGATGAGCCCGTTCGCGAGGGAGTAGTAGCACTGCTTGAACCATTCATCGATACATTGGTTATCTGTACAATGACCGGACTCGTTATTATTTCTACCGGTGCATGGGATATGCAACATAAATCAGCTATTAGCCCTACGGGTGACAATGTAACATATGAACTTACCGAACAAGCAACCTCTTCTGCTGCTGATGGTGAAAAGGTTCTCTACTTCAGCGAAGGCGTGGCCGAAAATGGAAATATGAAACACTACGCGGCTCCTGTTGATACTATGTTTACAGATGAAGGGTATTCCGAGCCCTTTACCGGTCGCATTACTCTTTCAAAAAATGAGTCTGATGAAGTATACCAAGCCAATATGGTGGTAACTGAGGATGATAAAGAACTGTCAACATTATATGGAGGTGTTGTCCAAAATGGAGCTCCCCTTACCTCGGCCGCGTTTGAAAAAGGATTGTCTCCCCTCGTACCGGGCGGCGGATACTTGGTGACCTTTGCTATCTTACTATTCGCAGTTTCTACATCTATTAGCTGGAGTTATTACGGGGACCGTGCAGCTCAATACCTATTCGGTTTTGAATCCATATTCATGTACCGATTAGCATACGTGGGGATGCACTTCTTTGGGGCTGTAGTATCACTAGCTACCATTTGGGCTTTTGGTGATGTGATGCTTGGACTCATGGCATTCTTCAATATAATTGCCCTGTTTGCTCTCTCCGGCGTTGCATACAAGATTACACAGAAATACTTTAGTAAAGATCATGAATCTCCTGAATCTTAA
- a CDS encoding HU family DNA-binding protein, whose product MTKADIVDVIASSTGLTKVETEAVVNGFMETVIDAMKRGEHIELRGFGTFKVVKRAQRVARNPKTNEEVIVPEQYVPVLKMSKDFKEAVNDSIMGDEE is encoded by the coding sequence ATGACAAAAGCTGATATTGTTGACGTAATTGCATCATCCACTGGGTTAACTAAAGTTGAAACTGAAGCTGTGGTAAACGGCTTTATGGAAACAGTGATTGATGCCATGAAAAGAGGAGAACATATTGAACTGCGGGGTTTCGGAACTTTTAAGGTAGTGAAGCGAGCACAGCGCGTAGCCCGAAATCCGAAGACAAATGAAGAAGTTATTGTTCCGGAACAGTATGTGCCGGTACTAAAAATGTCGAAGGATTTTAAGGAAGCTGTTAATGATTCTATTATGGGAGATGAAGAATAG
- a CDS encoding NFACT RNA binding domain-containing protein, translated as MSFVKPCVFNNFEERLHKRMNNFYTLIYLNREIKEKINGGFFRFAISPHKDVLHIYVEKDGDTSRLIFSANSRETVLFHDYYRPPKKRNVIDFFSMLEDKKITGMKLADKDRLVDIHFENGDYLQFKLFSGHPNVFVVRDDEIIDAFKNPEDVKGEPPIEPHAPTFKDEVSPRRNAKNQMTEINPLLPRNLLPYIIEEHKVAEMAPENVKTFTNELSQALKEDPHPRVLKTGDFCLWSKQWLNISSEKECDTVNDCVAFAYKNAVHLRRLHNKKEDVTEFLERSKAQKESLVKQLEQADKSLKRSEKYEKYGHLLMAHAHEKINEGTAELTLDDFYEDNDPITIPLKEKKDIAENAEYYYEKAKDAKKSYQNALKRLPKVREDLEQVTQLLKEIDKIDRLYDLNDWIKKHKKTLKEFGYGGDDEKQAKSPFRKYQEGKFEIWIGKNAKSNDQLTSHAHKEDIWLHARGVGGSHVVIRMGNRKEYPPKQVILKAASYAAYFSKARGMKSAPVMYTKRKYVRKPKGAAPGAVVVEREQVQMVPPTKPKK; from the coding sequence ATGTCATTCGTTAAACCTTGTGTTTTCAATAATTTTGAAGAACGTCTCCATAAACGCATGAACAACTTTTATACGTTAATATATTTAAACCGCGAGATAAAAGAAAAAATCAATGGTGGATTTTTTCGTTTTGCCATTAGTCCACATAAAGATGTTCTGCATATTTATGTGGAAAAAGATGGTGATACCTCACGTTTAATTTTTAGTGCAAACTCCCGAGAAACTGTTTTATTTCATGACTATTATCGTCCTCCCAAAAAACGTAATGTGATTGATTTCTTTTCCATGCTAGAGGATAAAAAAATAACTGGAATGAAGCTGGCAGATAAAGATCGGTTAGTGGATATTCATTTTGAAAATGGAGACTACCTGCAATTTAAACTCTTTAGTGGTCATCCCAATGTTTTTGTGGTCCGTGATGATGAAATTATTGATGCTTTTAAAAATCCTGAAGATGTAAAAGGAGAGCCACCGATTGAACCCCATGCTCCCACTTTCAAAGATGAGGTGAGTCCACGGCGTAATGCCAAGAACCAGATGACGGAAATTAATCCGTTATTACCGAGAAACTTACTGCCTTATATTATTGAAGAACATAAGGTGGCTGAAATGGCTCCGGAGAATGTTAAAACATTTACTAACGAGCTATCACAGGCTTTGAAGGAAGATCCACATCCCAGGGTGTTGAAAACCGGAGATTTTTGTTTGTGGTCTAAACAATGGCTTAATATCTCTAGTGAGAAAGAGTGTGATACAGTTAATGATTGTGTCGCATTTGCCTACAAAAATGCCGTACATCTTCGAAGACTTCACAATAAAAAGGAAGATGTAACCGAATTTCTTGAACGCAGTAAAGCACAAAAAGAATCGTTAGTTAAACAGTTAGAACAAGCTGATAAGAGTTTGAAGCGGTCTGAGAAATATGAAAAGTATGGCCATCTGTTAATGGCTCATGCCCACGAAAAGATAAATGAAGGCACAGCTGAACTTACGCTCGATGATTTTTATGAGGACAATGACCCTATTACCATACCGTTAAAAGAAAAGAAGGATATTGCGGAAAACGCTGAGTACTATTATGAAAAGGCAAAGGACGCCAAGAAATCTTACCAAAATGCTCTTAAGCGATTGCCAAAAGTCAGAGAAGACCTGGAGCAGGTGACACAACTTTTAAAAGAGATCGATAAAATTGATCGGCTATATGATTTGAATGACTGGATAAAAAAGCATAAAAAAACGCTTAAGGAATTTGGTTACGGTGGAGATGATGAAAAACAAGCCAAGTCACCATTTCGGAAATATCAAGAAGGGAAGTTTGAGATTTGGATAGGGAAAAATGCCAAGAGCAATGATCAGCTTACCAGCCATGCCCACAAAGAGGATATCTGGTTACATGCACGTGGGGTGGGAGGCTCTCATGTGGTTATTCGAATGGGTAATAGAAAAGAGTATCCACCGAAACAGGTTATATTGAAAGCTGCCAGTTACGCTGCCTATTTTTCAAAAGCACGGGGCATGAAATCGGCACCGGTCATGTATACCAAGCGCAAATATGTGCGAAAACCCAAAGGTGCTGCTCCCGGAGCGGTAGTAGTAGAACGTGAACAGGTACAGATGGTACCACCAACGAAACCTAAAAAGTAG
- a CDS encoding shikimate kinase, which yields MWMISNLPDIIFLSGFMGTGKSTIGRLLAERLERNFLDLDDKIEEEAGCTISDIFEQSGEAGFRTAERRALLEVARGYKGVVALGGGSLQNQHMVDHLKLNGLLVFIETPISVILDRISGDENRPLLLNEEGNPKSRERLQNELQKLYNERLSLYKQAVIKISNDGHKKPDQLVQTLLKKIKNHVEYY from the coding sequence ATGTGGATGATTTCGAATTTACCAGATATCATTTTTCTATCCGGATTTATGGGGACAGGGAAGTCTACGATAGGTCGACTGTTGGCAGAACGCCTGGAACGTAATTTTTTGGATCTTGATGACAAAATTGAAGAAGAAGCTGGCTGTACTATTTCCGATATTTTTGAGCAATCGGGTGAAGCTGGGTTTCGTACAGCAGAACGCCGTGCTCTTTTGGAAGTAGCGCGAGGTTATAAGGGGGTGGTAGCGTTAGGTGGAGGGAGCCTACAAAATCAGCATATGGTTGATCATCTTAAATTAAATGGCTTGCTGGTCTTTATAGAGACCCCAATTTCTGTTATTTTAGATCGCATTTCCGGTGATGAAAACCGCCCGCTTTTATTAAATGAGGAAGGGAACCCCAAAAGCAGGGAGAGGCTCCAGAATGAATTACAGAAGCTTTATAATGAACGGTTGTCGCTTTATAAACAAGCGGTTATTAAAATAAGTAATGATGGGCATAAGAAGCCGGATCAGTTGGTGCAGACCTTATTAAAGAAGATTAAAAATCATGTCGAATACTATTGA
- the aroB gene encoding 3-dehydroquinate synthase, protein MSNTIDVQISQLQEYGVVVGRQLTSSFVSFCNDRFFGDRIYVMIDEKVNELHGNRVEEMCKQVFENVRILPVPEGETSKSLSEWNKYINILLEEGVERSTPLMAVGGGVTGDLGGYVAASVLRGIPLLHMPTSLLAMVDSSIGGKTGINHNTGKNLIGAFYQPDAVFTDVSFLKTLEQSEWITGMAEILKYAAIDNPDIFEELEVLVGKSLSPNEQWGKVIRESVRIKVDIVQQDALEAGKRAYLNFGHTFGHALENLTGYGKLSHGEAVFVGMIAATYYSSQLGHPVDDNAFAPFVSFFREQMAELPRNVDKLIDSMKSDKKVKNNTIRLVLLNGWGSPYIHECTNYSLLEDSWEYALARFN, encoded by the coding sequence ATGTCGAATACTATTGATGTACAAATTTCACAGTTACAAGAATATGGAGTAGTAGTTGGTAGGCAGTTAACGTCATCATTTGTCAGTTTTTGCAATGATCGTTTTTTCGGAGACCGGATATATGTAATGATTGATGAAAAAGTTAACGAATTACACGGAAATCGAGTTGAGGAAATGTGTAAACAGGTTTTCGAAAACGTAAGAATACTACCGGTTCCTGAAGGGGAAACTTCTAAGTCGCTGTCCGAATGGAATAAATATATTAATATTTTATTAGAAGAAGGAGTTGAGCGTAGCACCCCGCTGATGGCTGTGGGGGGAGGAGTAACTGGTGACCTCGGTGGATATGTTGCTGCCTCAGTTTTGCGCGGCATTCCGCTGCTTCATATGCCTACCTCTCTGCTTGCGATGGTGGATAGTTCTATTGGGGGTAAAACGGGAATCAATCATAACACAGGCAAGAATTTAATTGGCGCATTTTACCAGCCCGACGCGGTATTTACCGATGTTTCTTTTTTAAAGACACTCGAACAATCAGAATGGATTACCGGGATGGCTGAAATCTTGAAATATGCTGCCATAGACAATCCTGATATATTTGAAGAATTAGAAGTGTTGGTTGGAAAATCACTTAGCCCTAATGAACAGTGGGGAAAAGTAATTCGTGAAAGTGTACGTATTAAAGTGGATATTGTGCAGCAAGATGCTTTGGAAGCAGGCAAAAGAGCATACCTTAACTTTGGGCACACCTTTGGGCATGCCTTGGAAAATCTTACAGGTTATGGCAAGTTATCACACGGCGAAGCTGTGTTTGTTGGAATGATTGCCGCTACCTACTATTCCTCTCAGCTGGGGCATCCCGTAGATGATAACGCTTTTGCGCCTTTTGTTTCATTCTTCCGAGAACAGATGGCTGAGCTTCCCCGAAACGTAGACAAGTTGATAGATTCAATGAAATCAGATAAGAAAGTTAAAAATAATACCATTCGATTAGTGTTATTGAATGGCTGGGGTTCCCCTTATATTCACGAATGTACCAACTATTCGTTGTTAGAAGATTCTTGGGAATATGCTTTAGCCCGGTTCAATTAA
- a CDS encoding translocation/assembly module TamB domain-containing protein, giving the protein MSTLLGLLQLDITQEYIVDRIETNIEKSYHAELSVGELDGFLPFQLSMQDVVLTNTDTVGVDTLATIKTLNSKIDLWGLLQNRITITGFSMDQPNVWVQSDRKGRTRFLKSRKKKATRKDSSSGSSWFGRVEVFAPTMEVKDGGIYLHSVTPKNQIGNLPQSFAITDINANFFVDWNERQRYLDIETFSAKPQGLGVNDISFSGQVYNDDRYLEFNSFYINLDDSRIILNGEIDGVNILKPDFTNQLLQSRYNLWVRSERLHPKDLRDIIPELPKTDALFTLDVEAEGTTDSLGVNYASVGLGESRISLNGLFKELETKKAFSYDISLDELKLRKRDINKLSSSLSAPQYQALENLRASGKAAGTLDSVAVDLKFESPLGKLAMKGRSDLTAPYGYTGFMEASNLDISPLVPTTFDTTSLNFNVTLEGHGITLKKAKSDFSASFRDSFVDHVPIQELEVTSSLSNNIWKHNFQYRNEDEKLSGSGSVDFSEKLHSLVVNGSADNIDLAKLFNNSSVASTQLNFDYKAEVEDLRIDQLHGRANLDIRPSVVGADSIRAHQFYMDLNDIDKENRSLRLTSSLFDMNLSGDIEPKVVLSHTKLWVPFIQRQFQKEVLLDTAIVTETPQQEVPAKSIVLEGNITAKDLTLIKRYIPSFPTINTDSEISFSANTDGTRLLLSAEIQADTLQYNQFNFSDARTQMTASFRRDRSFKEFSTVDLQANVGVLKTPSLDMDSLGVSLAVKQDSIQYEQYVGNISDNAEFNMVLNSSLSDSTISVSIPEFYVGNNKYAWTNEHQPAFSYHRNGGIRFQDFSFQNRNEYFRLEGMLSKNRTDSLTYILRDIKLGRISELINGKINFSGVLNGTLVTRSLTRSPTIQGNLDVEKFHLNDRLVGDLAFDSEYNSAKDQFDTQIDIETDSLKYSDYLASNDGVGQNIRLDGYFVTPNPEIKQDTVFYFDADFKQIDMWIIPLIVDKVFKNMEGQAFGDGYITGNLDDFDFNANFDTENVFAKPRFVNTNYFVSGPVEFDRHKGVVLDSLQVMDTKGGTGIVTGVVDLNDFDPITYLDLTLDMQRLQFLNNTIDPDVPFFGNVSGTGVVRLTGSNTDLFMRTENPVRLTSDSEVSIPLLEETELSENSKFIQFVNSFDQPKETAENGTTVSPAQMDDEQLERALENMTFSERFDLDLQFNAPENVTVNLIFDPVLGEVLTAEGTGQMRISMQDQDVQMFGRYNINGGDYQFVTGEIISRNLELESGGTIAWEGPPDNARLDISAVYRARPNIATLTSETTLESQNQRNGQRVPIELILEINGTLNSVENNYYFRLPSSIDLSSNSTLQYTINQINRDEEQKLFQATSILLSGQFIPTEGTGSATASLSQNLTRGATVLNPLISNQVISPLLSNQINALLNSDVNRLDVDFNLNAYNEVDLGIALRLYNDRLILRREGQITGGGSQQSLSDRIGDINATYRIQRGLSLTAFHRQDQVLNSLSTGGSQAGDVTPSVDGIGLESQVQFNSWKELVGRIKDFFNSIFGTKKDKDEGNKKKLLNTSELSEEEK; this is encoded by the coding sequence GTGAGTACCCTGCTGGGATTATTACAGCTTGATATTACACAGGAATATATTGTTGATCGTATAGAAACAAATATTGAAAAATCGTACCATGCTGAGTTGTCAGTGGGAGAGTTAGACGGTTTTTTGCCATTTCAACTATCTATGCAAGATGTAGTATTAACTAACACCGATACGGTGGGAGTGGACACCCTGGCAACGATAAAAACACTTAATAGTAAAATTGACTTGTGGGGATTGTTGCAGAATCGTATTACGATTACTGGATTTTCAATGGACCAGCCTAATGTTTGGGTCCAATCAGATCGGAAAGGGAGAACCCGTTTTTTAAAGTCGCGTAAGAAGAAAGCCACAAGGAAGGATAGTTCTTCTGGCAGTTCTTGGTTTGGTAGAGTAGAAGTATTTGCCCCAACAATGGAGGTAAAAGATGGGGGGATCTACCTGCATTCAGTGACACCGAAAAATCAGATTGGTAATCTGCCACAATCCTTTGCTATAACCGATATCAACGCAAACTTTTTTGTTGATTGGAACGAACGCCAACGTTACTTGGATATTGAGACCTTCTCTGCTAAACCACAGGGGTTGGGGGTCAATGATATATCATTTTCAGGCCAGGTGTATAATGATGATCGATACCTGGAGTTCAACTCTTTTTACATCAATTTAGATGATTCTCGGATTATCTTAAATGGTGAGATTGATGGTGTAAACATATTGAAACCGGATTTTACTAATCAATTATTGCAATCTCGGTATAATTTGTGGGTGCGTTCAGAGCGTTTACATCCCAAAGATCTGCGTGATATTATTCCTGAACTTCCCAAGACCGATGCCCTTTTTACCTTGGATGTTGAGGCTGAAGGAACTACAGATTCACTAGGGGTAAACTATGCCTCAGTCGGCTTGGGAGAGAGCCGGATTAGTTTAAATGGGTTATTTAAAGAGCTCGAGACTAAGAAAGCGTTTTCTTATGATATCTCTTTGGATGAATTAAAACTGAGAAAACGGGATATCAATAAGCTCAGCTCTTCTCTTTCTGCCCCACAATACCAAGCTTTAGAGAATTTACGTGCATCGGGCAAAGCGGCCGGTACGTTAGATTCAGTGGCGGTAGACTTGAAATTTGAAAGTCCCTTAGGAAAGTTGGCAATGAAAGGGCGAAGTGATTTAACAGCTCCCTACGGATACACAGGTTTTATGGAGGCGTCCAATCTGGATATTAGTCCACTGGTTCCGACAACGTTTGATACTACATCGCTGAACTTCAACGTAACGCTTGAGGGTCATGGTATTACTCTTAAAAAAGCGAAAAGTGATTTTTCAGCTTCCTTTCGTGATAGTTTTGTGGATCATGTTCCTATTCAGGAGTTAGAGGTAACGTCATCACTGTCAAATAATATCTGGAAGCACAACTTTCAATACCGCAATGAGGATGAAAAATTAAGTGGATCCGGGAGTGTTGATTTCAGTGAAAAACTACATTCATTGGTTGTGAATGGTAGTGCTGACAATATTGATCTGGCTAAGTTGTTCAATAATTCTTCAGTTGCATCAACTCAGCTTAATTTTGACTACAAAGCTGAAGTCGAAGATCTGAGGATAGACCAGTTACATGGCAGAGCAAATCTTGATATACGTCCCTCTGTGGTTGGGGCTGATTCTATACGTGCTCACCAGTTTTATATGGACTTAAATGATATTGATAAAGAGAACAGGTCTCTTAGGCTTACAAGTTCTCTTTTTGACATGAATCTATCCGGTGATATTGAACCCAAGGTTGTACTGTCTCATACCAAGCTTTGGGTCCCCTTTATACAACGACAGTTCCAAAAAGAGGTGTTATTAGATACTGCAATAGTTACCGAAACACCACAGCAAGAGGTGCCTGCCAAATCGATTGTTCTGGAGGGTAATATAACAGCAAAAGATCTTACACTTATAAAAAGATATATCCCAAGTTTTCCTACAATTAATACGGATTCAGAAATCTCGTTTAGTGCAAATACCGATGGCACACGGTTATTATTATCAGCTGAAATACAAGCTGATACGCTCCAGTATAATCAATTTAACTTCAGTGATGCCCGCACTCAGATGACTGCAAGTTTCAGAAGGGACAGGTCGTTTAAAGAATTTTCAACGGTTGACTTACAGGCTAATGTTGGGGTTTTGAAAACGCCTTCGTTAGATATGGACTCGTTAGGTGTGAGTTTAGCTGTAAAGCAAGATTCCATCCAGTATGAGCAGTATGTGGGTAATATTTCAGATAATGCTGAGTTTAATATGGTTCTTAACTCATCACTATCCGATTCAACAATTTCGGTTTCAATACCAGAGTTCTATGTAGGCAATAATAAGTATGCATGGACAAATGAACACCAACCTGCTTTCTCCTACCATCGGAATGGAGGTATTAGGTTTCAAGATTTTAGTTTCCAGAATAGAAATGAATATTTCCGACTAGAAGGGATGCTCAGCAAGAACAGGACCGATTCGCTAACCTATATTTTGCGAGACATAAAATTAGGGCGTATTTCAGAATTAATTAATGGGAAAATTAATTTCAGTGGGGTTTTAAATGGGACGCTTGTAACTCGTTCTTTAACACGCAGTCCTACAATACAGGGTAATCTGGATGTTGAGAAGTTTCATTTGAATGACCGTTTGGTGGGTGATCTCGCTTTCGATAGTGAGTATAATTCAGCAAAGGATCAGTTTGATACACAGATTGATATCGAGACCGACAGTTTAAAATATAGTGATTATCTGGCATCAAATGACGGCGTGGGCCAGAATATCCGCCTTGATGGTTATTTCGTGACACCCAACCCCGAAATTAAACAAGATACAGTTTTCTATTTTGATGCAGATTTCAAGCAGATAGATATGTGGATTATCCCACTTATTGTGGATAAAGTGTTCAAAAATATGGAGGGACAGGCTTTCGGAGATGGGTATATCACTGGAAATCTTGATGATTTCGATTTCAATGCTAATTTCGATACCGAAAATGTTTTTGCTAAACCTCGTTTTGTTAATACCAACTATTTCGTAAGTGGGCCTGTCGAATTTGATCGCCATAAAGGGGTTGTACTTGACTCACTACAAGTTATGGATACCAAAGGGGGGACAGGAATAGTTACAGGAGTTGTAGATCTTAATGACTTTGATCCCATCACTTATTTGGATCTTACACTTGATATGCAGCGACTACAGTTTTTGAATAATACAATAGATCCGGATGTGCCATTTTTCGGTAATGTCTCGGGAACAGGGGTAGTTCGGCTTACGGGTTCTAATACCGATTTGTTTATGCGTACAGAGAATCCCGTACGTTTGACGAGCGACTCTGAGGTTTCCATTCCTTTATTGGAAGAGACAGAGCTTAGTGAGAATAGTAAGTTTATTCAATTTGTAAATTCTTTTGATCAGCCTAAAGAAACAGCTGAAAATGGCACCACTGTTAGCCCGGCACAGATGGATGATGAGCAGCTGGAGCGGGCCTTGGAGAATATGACATTTAGTGAACGATTCGATCTGGATCTTCAATTTAATGCTCCGGAAAATGTGACGGTAAATCTTATTTTTGACCCGGTCTTAGGCGAAGTGTTGACGGCAGAAGGTACCGGGCAGATGCGTATTAGTATGCAAGACCAAGATGTTCAAATGTTTGGACGTTATAATATTAATGGGGGAGATTACCAGTTTGTTACGGGTGAAATTATCAGTCGGAATTTGGAACTTGAGTCGGGAGGTACTATTGCTTGGGAAGGGCCTCCTGATAATGCACGATTAGATATCAGTGCTGTTTATCGTGCACGTCCCAATATTGCTACCCTCACCTCAGAGACAACGTTAGAATCTCAAAACCAACGTAATGGACAGCGAGTACCCATTGAATTAATTTTGGAAATCAATGGCACACTCAATAGTGTTGAAAATAACTATTATTTTCGTTTACCATCTTCTATTGATTTATCTTCAAATTCTACGTTGCAATATACTATAAATCAAATTAATCGTGATGAAGAACAGAAATTGTTTCAGGCTACTAGTATTTTGCTTTCCGGGCAGTTTATTCCAACGGAAGGGACTGGTAGTGCCACAGCATCGTTAAGCCAAAATCTTACCAGGGGAGCAACAGTGTTGAACCCGTTAATTTCTAATCAGGTGATAAGTCCATTATTATCTAACCAAATAAATGCGTTACTTAACAGTGATGTAAATAGGCTGGATGTAGACTTTAATTTGAATGCCTATAATGAGGTTGATTTGGGAATCGCGCTCCGATTATATAATGATCGACTTATTTTACGTCGCGAAGGCCAAATTACAGGTGGGGGATCACAACAGTCACTCAGTGATCGTATAGGAGATATTAATGCAACCTATCGAATTCAACGTGGTTTATCGCTTACTGCTTTTCACCGCCAAGACCAAGTATTAAACAGTTTGAGTACAGGTGGAAGTCAAGCCGGAGATGTAACGCCCAGTGTTGATGGTATTGGATTGGAATCCCAAGTTCAATTTAATAGTTGGAAAGAGTTAGTAGGAAGGATAAAAGATTTTTTTAACAGCATTTTTGGAACAAAGAAAGACAAGGACGAAGGAAACAAAAAGAAACTATTAAATACGAGCGAATTAAGCGAAGAAGAGAAGTAA